A single region of the Nicotiana sylvestris chromosome 6, ASM39365v2, whole genome shotgun sequence genome encodes:
- the LOC104248248 gene encoding protein BUNDLE SHEATH DEFECTIVE 2, chloroplastic-like: MANSLCFTPLASFNSVNKPGLNLINGNCTGGKIQWIKDVTYSSKSNLRVVEVKATDSDKDTKVRSIVCQNCDGNGAVSCSQCKGSGVNSVDHFNGRFKAGGLCWLCRGKKDVLCGDCNGAGFLGGFMSTFDE, encoded by the exons ATGGCAAATTCTCTGTGTTTCACACCTTTAGCTTCATTCAACTCTGTCAATAAACCAG GTCTAAATCTGATTAATGGGAATTGCACTGGAGGAAAGATTCAATGGATCAAAGATGTTACCTACAGCTCCAAGAGTAACTTGAGAGTTGTGGAAGTGAAG GCCACTGACAGTGATAAAGACACGAAAGTAAGGAGCATAGTCTGTCAAAATTGTGATGGAAATG GTGCAGTGTCGTGCTCACAGTGCAAAGGCTCTGGGGTTAACTCTGTAGATCATTTCAACGGGCGGTTCAAAGCTGGTGGACTATGTTGGTTGTGCAG AGGTAAAAAAGATGTGTTATGTGGTGACTGCAATGGTGCTGGATTTCTTGGTGGATTTATGAGTACGTTCGATGAGTAG
- the LOC104248249 gene encoding protein BUNDLE SHEATH DEFECTIVE 2, chloroplastic-like isoform X1, whose translation MANSLCLTPLASFNSVNKPGLINGNCTGRNIQWIKDVIYSSKSSLRVLEVKATDSDQNAKSRSIICKNCDGNGAVLCSQCKGIGVNSEDYFSGRFKAGELCWLCGGKKDMLCGDCNGAGFLGGFMSTFDE comes from the exons ATGGCAAATTCTCTGTGTTTAACACCTTTAGCTTCCTTCAACTCTGTCAATAAACCAG GTCTAATTAATGGGAATTGCACTGGAAGAAATATTCAATGGATTAAAGATGTTATCTACAGCTCCAAGAGTTCCTTAAGAGTTTTGGAAGTGAAG GCCACTGACAGTGACCAAAATGCAAAATCAAGGAGCATCATCTGTAAAAATTGTGATGGAAATG GTGCAGTGTTGTGCTCACAATGTAAAGGCATTGGTGTTAACTCCGAAGATTATTTCAGTGGGCGGTTCAAAGCTGGTGAACTGTGTTGGCTGTGCGG AGGTAAGAAAGATATGCTATGTGGCGACTGCAATGGTGCTGGATTTCTTGGTGGATTTATGAGTACGTTCGATGAGTAG
- the LOC104248249 gene encoding protein BUNDLE SHEATH DEFECTIVE 2, chloroplastic-like isoform X2, translating to MANSLCLTPLASFNSVNKPGLINGNCTGRNIQWIKDVIYSSKSSLRVLEVKATDSDQNAKSRSIICKNCDGNGAVLCSQCKGIGVNSEDYFSGRFKAGELCWLCGYMHHHLCF from the exons ATGGCAAATTCTCTGTGTTTAACACCTTTAGCTTCCTTCAACTCTGTCAATAAACCAG GTCTAATTAATGGGAATTGCACTGGAAGAAATATTCAATGGATTAAAGATGTTATCTACAGCTCCAAGAGTTCCTTAAGAGTTTTGGAAGTGAAG GCCACTGACAGTGACCAAAATGCAAAATCAAGGAGCATCATCTGTAAAAATTGTGATGGAAATG GTGCAGTGTTGTGCTCACAATGTAAAGGCATTGGTGTTAACTCCGAAGATTATTTCAGTGGGCGGTTCAAAGCTGGTGAACTGTGTTGGCTGTGCGGGTACATGCACCATCACTTATGTTTTTG A